The proteins below come from a single Lodderomyces elongisporus chromosome 3, complete sequence genomic window:
- the SCO1 gene encoding Cu-binding protein (BUSCO:EOG09264ENO), with translation MMSRNVFKFQASTARRLLLVTPRRTFIQSFNRFQEEQSKAKTNAEAESDASTKKRRPLSRVAIGGSKESQKNYSVGGGLEFATWKAVVLLMLVGGVGTYFFQNEKARLHQAREMEQNRKIGKPLIGGAFTLEDTNGEKFTQENLIDPNEKRFSILYFGFTHCPDVCPEELDKLGEMLDILQKNNVEMQPVFITCDPARDSKEMLAAYLKDFHEGIIGLTGTYEQVKNTCKKYRVYFSTPEHAPGQDYLVDHSIFFYVLDPEGNFVDVIGREANAADSAEKITQCARAYVPKAKREAQQNGFFSFLYK, from the coding sequence ATGATGAGTagaaatgttttcaaatttcaagCTAGTACAGCTAGAAGGTTACTACTAGTAACACCTCGTCGTACATTCATCCAATCCTTCAACAGGTTTCAAGAAGAACAGTCAAAAGCCAAGACAAATGCCGAAGCGGAAAGTGATGCATCTaccaagaaaagaagaccATTGAGCAGAGTTGCGATTGGTGGATCTAAAGAGTCTCAAAAAAACTATAGTGTTGGTGGCGGCCTTGAATTTGCCACATGGAAAGCAGTGGTATTGCTCATGCTTGTTGGTGGTGTGGGAACttattttttccaaaatgaaaaagcaAGATTACACCAGGCTCGTGAGATGGAGCAGAATCGTAAGATTGGTAAGCCTTTGATTGGAGGTGCGTTTACTTTGGAGGATACTAATGGCGAAAAATTCACGCAAGAGAATTTGATTGAtccaaatgaaaaaagattCTCTATACTTTACTTTGGATTCACGCATTGTCCAGATGTTTGTCCCGAGGAGTTGGATAAACTAGGCGAAATGTTGGATatcttgcaaaaaaataatgttGAAATGCAACCTGTTTTCATTACATGTGACCCGGCAAGAGACAGCAAGGAAATGTTAGCTGCATACTTGAAAGATTTCCATGAAGGAATCATTGGACTCACGGGAACTTATGAACAAGTGAAAAATACATGTAAGAAATACCGGGTATACTTCCTGACGCCCGAACATGCTCCGGGACAGGATTACCTCGTGGACCACAGTATATTCTTTTACGTGCTTGATCCCGAAGGTaattttgttgatgttattgGACGTGAAGCCAACGCCGCTGATAGTGCAGAGAAGATCACCCAGTGTGCACGAGCATATGTTCCAAAAGCCAAGAGAGAAGCACAACAAAATGGCTTTTTCTCATTTCTCTATAAATAG